The proteins below are encoded in one region of Mycobacterium shinjukuense:
- a CDS encoding MmpS family transport accessory protein — protein sequence MSGPKPPEPEPDELDSAGGRGADPDAIGDDHRPGREDGSEHAAELVPLGDSADAVPGETGAYSRAYSAPESEQFISAPYVPVDLGLYDYDGYHGSDDDDEPTVPRWPWVVGVAAILAAVALVVSVSLLVTRTGSGKLASPTTMTTSSAPPLQDEIITTKPSPPPPSPVPPPPPTSEIPTATETQTVTVTPPPPPPPTTAATTTAPPPVTGTATTPAAAPPATTTTLAGPRQVTYSVTGTKAPGDIISVTYVDASGRRRTQHNVYIPWSMTVTPISQSEVGSVEASSLFRVSRLNCSIITSDGTVLSSNTNDAPQTSC from the coding sequence ATGAGTGGGCCGAAACCTCCAGAACCGGAACCGGACGAACTCGACTCCGCCGGTGGGCGCGGCGCCGACCCGGACGCCATCGGTGACGACCACCGGCCCGGCCGGGAGGACGGCTCGGAGCACGCCGCGGAGCTGGTACCCCTTGGCGACAGCGCCGACGCGGTCCCCGGAGAGACCGGCGCATATTCGCGCGCCTACTCGGCGCCGGAGTCCGAGCAATTCATCAGCGCCCCGTACGTGCCGGTCGATCTCGGGCTCTATGACTACGACGGCTACCACGGCTCCGATGACGATGACGAGCCCACCGTTCCGCGCTGGCCCTGGGTGGTCGGAGTGGCGGCCATCCTGGCCGCGGTCGCGCTGGTGGTTTCGGTCTCTCTACTGGTCACCCGGACCGGCTCCGGCAAGCTGGCCAGTCCGACCACGATGACCACCTCGTCGGCGCCGCCCTTGCAGGACGAGATCATCACCACCAAGCCATCGCCACCTCCGCCCTCACCTGTGCCCCCGCCACCGCCGACCAGCGAGATCCCGACCGCGACGGAGACGCAGACGGTGACCGTGACGCCCCCGCCGCCACCCCCGCCAACAACCGCCGCCACCACGACGGCGCCGCCGCCGGTGACCGGCACCGCAACGACACCGGCGGCTGCGCCACCGGCCACCACCACGACGCTGGCCGGTCCCCGGCAGGTCACCTACTCGGTCACGGGCACCAAGGCGCCGGGTGACATCATCTCGGTGACCTACGTCGACGCCTCCGGTCGGCGGCGAACGCAGCACAACGTCTACATCCCGTGGTCGATGACCGTCACACCGATCTCGCAGTCCGAGGTGGGCTCGGTGGAGGCGTCCAGCCTCTTCCGGGTCAGCAGGCTCAACTGCTCCATCATCACAAGCGACGGAACGGTGCTGTCGTCGAACACCAACGACGCACCGCAGACGAGCTGCTGA
- the ctaC gene encoding aa3-type cytochrome oxidase subunit II → MTPRQPGRSQRLSQCRSQRGSAGPAPGVRAGRRLPRRLRLVALAGTLGALAVTLSGCSWSEVFALGWPKGITPEATINRELWIGAVIASLVVGFIVWGLIFWSAAFHRKKRSDTELPRQFGYNMPLELVLTVIPFLVISVLFYFTVVVQEKMLHLAKDPEVVIDITSFQWNWKFGYQRVNFKDGTLTYDGADETRKRAMESKPEGKDEHGEERVGPVRGLNTEDRTYLNFDKVEILGTSTEIPVLVLPAGKRIEFQMASADVIHAFWVPEFLFKRDVMPNPEANHSVNVFQIEEITKTGAFVGHCAELCGTYHSMMNFEVRVVSPNDFKAFLQQRIDGKTNAEALQAINQAPFAVTTHPFDTRRGELAPSQ, encoded by the coding sequence GTGACACCTCGCCAGCCAGGTCGTTCGCAACGCTTGTCGCAGTGCAGGTCTCAGCGCGGTTCCGCCGGCCCCGCGCCCGGCGTGCGGGCCGGCCGCCGTCTGCCCCGTCGACTTCGCCTGGTGGCGCTGGCCGGGACGCTGGGTGCGCTGGCCGTCACCCTGAGCGGCTGCAGCTGGTCGGAGGTTTTCGCCCTGGGCTGGCCGAAGGGCATCACCCCGGAGGCAACTATCAACCGGGAACTGTGGATCGGGGCGGTGATCGCCTCCCTGGTCGTCGGGTTCATCGTGTGGGGTCTCATCTTCTGGTCCGCAGCCTTTCACCGGAAGAAAAGATCCGACACCGAGTTGCCCCGCCAATTCGGCTACAACATGCCGCTGGAGCTGGTGCTCACCGTCATACCGTTTCTCGTCATTTCGGTGTTGTTCTATTTCACCGTGGTGGTGCAGGAGAAGATGCTGCACCTGGCCAAGGACCCCGAGGTGGTGATCGACATTACGTCCTTCCAATGGAATTGGAAGTTTGGCTATCAGAGGGTGAACTTCAAAGACGGCACCCTGACCTACGACGGCGCCGATGAGACCCGCAAACGTGCCATGGAATCCAAGCCGGAGGGCAAGGACGAGCACGGTGAGGAACGCGTCGGGCCGGTCCGCGGGCTCAACACCGAGGACCGGACGTACCTGAACTTCGACAAGGTCGAGATCCTGGGAACCAGCACCGAGATCCCGGTTCTGGTACTTCCCGCCGGCAAACGCATCGAGTTCCAGATGGCCTCCGCCGATGTGATCCACGCGTTTTGGGTGCCGGAGTTCTTGTTCAAGCGCGACGTGATGCCCAACCCGGAAGCGAACCACTCCGTCAACGTTTTCCAGATCGAAGAGATCACCAAGACCGGGGCGTTCGTCGGGCACTGCGCCGAGCTGTGCGGCACCTATCACTCCATGATGAACTTCGAGGTTCGGGTGGTGTCCCCCAACGACTTCAAGGCTTTCCTGCAGCAACGCATCGACGGCAAGACCAACGCCGAGGCCCTGCAGGCGATCAACCAGGCACCCTTCGCGGTGACCACCCATCCGTTCGACACCCGCCGCGGTGAATTAGCGCCGAGCCAATAG
- the qcrB gene encoding cytochrome bc1 complex cytochrome b subunit, with the protein MSPKLSPPLSNIPRVGDVLARQAEDVDTRYHPSAALRRQLNKVFPTHWSFLLGEIALYSFVILLITGVYLTLFFDPSMVDVTYNGVYQPLRGVEMSRAYQSALEISFEVRGGLFVRQIHHWAALMFAAAIMVHLARIFFTGAFRRPREANWVIGSLLLILAMFEGYFGYSLPDDLLSGLGLRAALSSITLGIPVIGTWMHWALFGGDFPGNILIPRLYALHILLLPGIILALIGLHLALVWFQKHTQFPGPGRTEHNVIGVRVMPVFAFKSGAFFAAIAGVLGLMGGLLQINPIWNLGPYKPSQVSAGSQPDFYMMWTEGLARIWPPWEFYFWHHTIPAPVWVAVIMGVVFILLIVYPFLEKRFTGDYAHHNLLQRPRDVPVRTAVGAMAISFYMVLTLAAMNDIIAFKFHISLNATTWIGRIGMVVLPPLVYFITYRWCIGLQRSDRAVLEHGVETGIIKRLPHGAYIELHQPLGPVDDHGHPIPLEYQGAPLPKRMNKLGSAGSPGSGSFLFADPISEDAALRAAAHAAEQRALTALREHQDSILGSPDGEHG; encoded by the coding sequence ATGAGTCCGAAACTGAGTCCTCCACTGAGTAACATTCCCCGGGTCGGCGATGTCTTGGCCCGGCAGGCCGAGGACGTCGACACCCGATACCACCCGTCGGCGGCGTTACGGCGTCAGCTCAACAAGGTATTCCCGACCCACTGGTCGTTCCTGCTCGGCGAGATCGCGCTGTACAGCTTCGTCATTCTGCTGATCACCGGCGTGTACCTGACGCTGTTCTTCGACCCGTCCATGGTCGATGTCACCTACAACGGCGTCTACCAACCCCTACGCGGGGTCGAGATGTCACGCGCCTACCAGTCGGCGCTGGAAATCTCGTTCGAGGTCCGCGGCGGCCTGTTCGTCCGCCAGATCCACCACTGGGCGGCGTTGATGTTCGCCGCGGCGATCATGGTGCACCTGGCGCGCATCTTCTTCACCGGGGCGTTTCGGCGGCCCCGGGAGGCCAACTGGGTGATCGGTTCACTGCTGCTGATCCTGGCCATGTTCGAGGGTTACTTCGGCTACTCGTTGCCCGACGACCTGCTGTCGGGTCTGGGCCTGCGCGCCGCGCTGTCGTCGATCACGCTGGGCATACCGGTGATCGGTACGTGGATGCACTGGGCGCTGTTCGGCGGCGACTTCCCCGGCAACATCTTGATCCCGCGCCTGTACGCGCTGCACATTCTGCTGCTGCCGGGGATCATCCTGGCGCTGATCGGGCTGCACCTGGCGTTGGTGTGGTTTCAGAAGCACACCCAGTTCCCCGGCCCGGGCCGTACCGAGCACAACGTCATCGGCGTGCGGGTGATGCCGGTGTTCGCGTTCAAGTCCGGCGCGTTTTTCGCCGCCATCGCCGGCGTGCTGGGCCTGATGGGCGGCCTGCTGCAGATCAACCCGATCTGGAACCTGGGGCCCTACAAGCCGTCACAGGTGTCGGCCGGCTCGCAGCCAGACTTCTACATGATGTGGACCGAGGGCCTGGCCCGGATTTGGCCGCCATGGGAGTTCTACTTCTGGCATCACACCATCCCGGCCCCGGTCTGGGTCGCGGTGATCATGGGCGTGGTGTTCATCCTGCTGATCGTCTACCCCTTCCTGGAGAAGCGGTTCACCGGCGACTACGCGCACCACAACCTGCTGCAGCGGCCCCGCGACGTGCCGGTGCGCACCGCGGTCGGTGCCATGGCGATCAGCTTCTACATGGTGCTCACGCTGGCGGCGATGAACGACATCATCGCGTTCAAGTTCCACATCTCGCTCAACGCGACCACGTGGATCGGGCGCATCGGCATGGTGGTCCTTCCGCCGTTGGTCTACTTCATCACCTACCGGTGGTGCATCGGGCTGCAGCGCAGCGACCGGGCGGTGCTCGAGCACGGCGTCGAGACCGGCATCATCAAGCGCCTGCCACACGGCGCCTACATCGAGCTGCACCAGCCGCTCGGCCCGGTCGATGACCACGGCCACCCGATACCGCTGGAGTACCAGGGCGCGCCCCTGCCCAAGCGGATGAACAAGCTGGGGTCGGCCGGGTCGCCGGGCAGCGGCAGCTTCCTGTTCGCCGATCCGATATCCGAGGATGCGGCGCTGCGTGCGGCGGCGCATGCCGCCGAACAACGTGCCCTGACCGCATTGCGCGAGCACCAGGACAGCATCCTCGGTTCACCCGACGGCGAGCACGGCTAA
- a CDS encoding carbohydrate kinase family protein, whose amino-acid sequence MTIAVTGSIATDHLMRFPGRFSEQLLADHLHKVSLSFLVDDLVVHRGGVAGNMAFAIGVLGGEVALIGAAGADFADYRTWLQSHGVNCDHVLISKTAHTARFVCTTDTEMAQIASFYPGAMSEARNISLAEVVSAIGTPEMVIVAPNDPTAMLVHTEECRDLGLPFAADPSQQLARLSGEEIRKLVDGATYLFTNDYEWDLLLSKTGWSEADVRSQIQLRVTTLGPKGVDIVEPDGTTIHVGVVPELSQTDPTGVGDAFRAGFLTGRSAGLSLERSAQLGSLVAVLVLESTGTQQWQWDRQVASARLAGAYGEDAAAEIAAVLG is encoded by the coding sequence GTGACCATCGCGGTGACGGGTTCTATTGCGACAGATCATCTGATGCGGTTTCCTGGCCGGTTCTCCGAGCAGTTGCTGGCCGATCATCTGCACAAGGTGTCGCTGAGCTTCCTAGTCGACGACCTGGTGGTGCACCGCGGCGGCGTGGCCGGGAATATGGCCTTCGCCATCGGTGTGCTGGGCGGTGAGGTCGCGTTGATCGGTGCGGCCGGTGCCGACTTCGCCGACTATCGCACCTGGCTGCAATCCCACGGGGTCAACTGCGACCACGTGCTGATCTCAAAAACCGCGCACACCGCGCGTTTCGTCTGCACCACCGATACCGAGATGGCCCAGATCGCGTCGTTCTACCCCGGCGCGATGTCGGAGGCGCGCAACATCTCGCTGGCCGAGGTGGTGTCGGCGATCGGAACACCGGAAATGGTGATCGTCGCGCCCAACGATCCGACCGCGATGCTGGTGCACACCGAGGAGTGCCGCGACCTCGGGCTGCCGTTCGCCGCCGATCCCTCCCAGCAGTTGGCCCGGCTGTCCGGCGAGGAGATCCGCAAGCTTGTCGACGGTGCCACCTACCTGTTCACCAACGACTACGAGTGGGACCTGCTGCTGTCCAAGACCGGCTGGTCGGAGGCCGACGTGAGGTCGCAGATCCAGCTGCGGGTGACCACGCTGGGTCCCAAGGGCGTGGACATCGTCGAGCCCGACGGCACCACCATCCACGTCGGTGTGGTGCCTGAGCTTAGCCAGACCGACCCGACCGGCGTCGGAGACGCCTTCCGGGCCGGTTTCCTGACCGGGCGCAGCGCGGGTCTGAGCCTGGAGCGCTCGGCTCAGCTGGGCTCACTGGTCGCGGTGCTGGTGCTGGAGTCCACCGGAACCCAGCAGTGGCAGTGGGACCGTCAGGTCGCGTCGGCCCGGTTGGCCGGCGCCTACGGTGAGGACGCGGCCGCCGAGATCGCTGCCGTGCTCGGCTAG
- the asnB gene encoding asparagine synthase (glutamine-hydrolyzing), producing MCGLLAFVAAPADAAETDGPDAAGQVALVARADDAIARSSHLMRHRGPDESGTWTDPGAAGSRGGAVFGFNRLSIIDIAHSHQPLRWGPPEAPDRYVLVFNGEIYNYLELREELSGRHGAVFATDGDGEAIVAGYHYWGADALHRLRGMFAFALWDTVTRELFCARDPFGIKPLFMATGAGGTAVASEKKCLLDLAELVGLDTSLDHRALQHYIVLQYVPEPETLHRGVRRLESGCYARIRPGAAPEVIRYFVPRFAATAITGDTEQARYDEITAVLQDSVAKHMRADVTVGAFLSGGIDSTAIAALAIRHNPRLITFTTGFEREGFSEIDVAVASAEAIGARHIAKVVSADEFVGALPEIVWYLDEPVADPALVPLFFVAREARKHVKVVLSGEGADELFGGYTIYREPLSLKPFDYLPGPLRRSMGKVSKPLPEGMRGKSLLHRGSLTLEERYYGNARSFSDAQLRDVLPGFRADWTHTDVTAPVYAESVGWDPVARMQHVDLFTWLRGDILVKADKMTMANSLELRVPFLDPQVFAVASRLPLGAKITRTTTKYALRRALEPIVPSHVLHRPKLGFPVPIRHWLRAGELLEWAYSLVGLSQAGDLVDLAAIRRMLDEHRTGASDHSRRLWTMLIFMLWHAIFVEGSVVPQISEPEYPVQL from the coding sequence GTGTGTGGTCTGCTGGCCTTCGTCGCGGCCCCGGCCGACGCTGCCGAGACCGACGGCCCCGATGCTGCCGGCCAGGTCGCCCTGGTGGCCCGAGCCGACGACGCGATCGCCCGCTCGTCGCACCTGATGCGCCACCGCGGCCCCGACGAGTCCGGCACGTGGACCGACCCGGGGGCCGCCGGCTCCCGGGGGGGCGCAGTGTTCGGGTTCAACCGGTTGTCCATCATCGACATCGCGCATTCGCATCAGCCGCTGCGGTGGGGACCGCCGGAGGCGCCCGACCGCTACGTGCTGGTGTTCAACGGCGAGATCTACAACTACCTGGAGCTGCGCGAGGAGCTCAGCGGCCGCCACGGCGCGGTGTTCGCCACCGACGGTGACGGTGAGGCGATCGTCGCCGGCTACCACTACTGGGGCGCCGACGCGTTGCATCGACTGCGCGGCATGTTCGCGTTCGCGTTGTGGGACACCGTCACCCGCGAACTGTTCTGCGCGCGCGACCCCTTCGGCATCAAGCCGCTGTTCATGGCCACCGGCGCCGGCGGCACCGCGGTGGCCAGCGAGAAAAAATGCCTGCTGGATCTGGCCGAGCTGGTGGGGTTGGACACGTCCCTCGATCACCGCGCGCTGCAGCACTACATCGTGCTGCAGTACGTGCCCGAGCCCGAGACGCTGCACCGTGGCGTGCGCCGGTTGGAATCGGGCTGCTATGCCCGCATCCGTCCCGGAGCGGCCCCGGAGGTCATCCGGTACTTCGTGCCCCGCTTTGCCGCCACTGCGATCACCGGCGACACCGAGCAAGCCCGCTACGACGAGATCACCGCGGTGCTGCAGGACTCGGTGGCCAAACACATGCGCGCCGACGTCACCGTCGGCGCGTTCTTATCGGGTGGCATCGACTCCACCGCCATCGCGGCGCTGGCCATCCGGCACAACCCGCGTCTGATCACGTTCACCACCGGTTTCGAGCGCGAGGGGTTCTCCGAGATCGACGTCGCGGTGGCCTCGGCCGAGGCCATCGGGGCGCGCCACATCGCCAAGGTGGTCAGCGCCGACGAGTTCGTCGGCGCCCTGCCCGAGATCGTCTGGTACCTCGACGAACCGGTCGCCGACCCGGCGCTGGTGCCGCTGTTCTTCGTCGCCCGTGAGGCCCGAAAGCACGTCAAGGTGGTGCTCTCCGGCGAAGGCGCGGACGAATTGTTCGGCGGCTACACGATCTACCGGGAGCCGCTCTCGCTCAAGCCGTTCGACTACCTGCCCGGCCCGCTTCGGCGGTCGATGGGCAAGGTGTCCAAGCCGTTGCCGGAGGGCATGCGCGGCAAGAGTCTGCTGCACCGCGGATCCCTGACCCTGGAGGAGCGTTACTACGGCAATGCGCGCAGTTTCTCCGACGCGCAGCTGCGCGATGTGCTGCCGGGGTTTCGGGCCGACTGGACGCACACCGACGTGACGGCGCCGGTGTATGCCGAATCGGTCGGCTGGGACCCGGTCGCCCGGATGCAGCACGTCGACCTGTTCACCTGGCTGCGCGGCGACATTCTGGTCAAGGCCGACAAGATGACGATGGCCAACTCGCTAGAGCTTCGGGTGCCGTTCCTGGACCCTCAGGTGTTCGCCGTCGCCTCCCGGTTGCCGCTGGGCGCCAAGATCACCCGCACCACCACCAAGTACGCGCTGCGCCGCGCGCTGGAGCCCATCGTGCCTTCCCATGTGCTGCACCGGCCCAAGCTGGGGTTCCCGGTGCCGATTCGGCATTGGCTACGCGCCGGCGAGCTGCTGGAGTGGGCGTATTCCCTCGTGGGCTTGTCGCAGGCCGGCGACCTCGTCGACTTAGCCGCCATACGACGCATGCTCGACGAGCACCGCACCGGCGCCAGCGATCACAGTCGCCGGCTCTGGACCATGCTGATCTTCATGCTGTGGCACGCGATCTTCGTCGAGGGCAGCGTGGTGCCGCAGATCAGCGAGCCCGAGTATCCGGTCCAGTTATGA
- a CDS encoding Rv0361 family membrane protein, producing MAGPNPPNHVVGADGPREMPPYPKSEPYQPQALEFPDEPGGDAAAPPAGGSAPPPANYPGRLPPMARPRRRPKQLLIGILAAITLVAGLTAAIVYGVRTNGANTGGTFSEGAAKTAIQGYLNALVRRDVDVIVRNALCGIYDGVKDKRSDQALAKLSSDAFRKQFSQANVTSIDKIVYWSQYQAQVLFSMQVTPATGGPPKGEVQGVAQLLFQRGQILVCSYVLRTAGQY from the coding sequence ATGGCCGGTCCGAACCCGCCGAACCACGTTGTCGGCGCCGACGGACCTCGCGAGATGCCGCCCTACCCCAAGTCCGAACCCTACCAGCCTCAGGCCCTGGAATTCCCGGACGAGCCGGGCGGCGACGCGGCCGCACCCCCGGCCGGCGGCTCGGCGCCGCCGCCCGCCAACTATCCCGGCCGGCTGCCACCGATGGCACGGCCCAGGCGGCGGCCCAAGCAGCTGTTGATCGGCATCCTGGCGGCCATCACACTGGTGGCCGGGCTCACCGCGGCGATCGTCTACGGGGTGCGCACCAACGGGGCCAACACCGGAGGCACGTTCTCGGAAGGCGCGGCCAAAACCGCGATTCAGGGTTACCTGAACGCGCTGGTGCGCCGGGATGTGGACGTCATTGTCCGCAACGCACTGTGCGGCATCTACGACGGCGTGAAAGACAAGCGGTCCGACCAAGCCTTGGCCAAGCTCAGCAGCGACGCGTTCCGCAAGCAGTTCTCCCAGGCCAACGTGACCTCGATCGATAAAATCGTCTACTGGTCGCAATATCAGGCCCAGGTGCTGTTCAGTATGCAGGTGACGCCGGCCACCGGCGGCCCGCCCAAAGGTGAGGTGCAGGGCGTGGCGCAGCTGCTTTTCCAGCGGGGCCAGATCCTGGTGTGCTCGTATGTGCTGCGCACCGCGGGACAGTACTGA
- a CDS encoding HesB/IscA family protein, translated as MTVQNESDAKTHGVILTQAAAAKAKSLLDQEGRDDLMLRIAVQPGGCAGLRYNLFFDDRTLDGDLTAEFGGVTLTVDRMSAPYLEGASIDFVDTIEKQGFTIDNPNATGSCACGDSFN; from the coding sequence ATGACGGTGCAGAACGAGTCAGACGCCAAGACCCACGGCGTGATCCTGACCCAGGCCGCCGCCGCCAAGGCGAAGTCCCTGCTGGACCAGGAGGGACGCGACGATCTGATGCTGCGGATCGCGGTCCAGCCGGGCGGCTGTGCGGGGCTACGCTACAACCTCTTCTTCGACGACCGCACGCTCGACGGTGACCTGACCGCGGAATTCGGTGGCGTGACATTGACGGTGGACCGCATGAGCGCCCCCTACCTGGAAGGCGCGTCCATCGATTTCGTGGACACCATCGAGAAGCAGGGCTTTACCATCGACAACCCCAACGCCACCGGCTCCTGCGCCTGCGGGGATTCCTTCAACTGA
- a CDS encoding DUF2561 family protein, which produces MVGRYSAYRRGPDPIVPPDVIDRILIGACAAVWLLLVGVSVAAAVALADLGRGFHGMARNSHTTWILYAVIGVSALIIAGAIPMLLRARRMAREAEPVARTAVVASRGAGRPAPRTAAGPARPAAVNPYGAAAEWSGEAVDRVWLRGTVALTGTIGAALIAVAAASYLMAVGHDGASWVSYGLAGVITAGLPVLEWLHVRQLRRLLATSG; this is translated from the coding sequence ATGGTCGGCAGGTATTCCGCATACCGGCGGGGGCCGGACCCGATCGTCCCGCCGGACGTCATCGACCGCATCCTGATCGGGGCCTGCGCCGCGGTTTGGCTGCTTTTGGTGGGCGTCAGCGTGGCCGCCGCCGTCGCCCTGGCGGACCTGGGGCGGGGTTTCCACGGCATGGCCAGGAACTCGCATACCACCTGGATCTTGTACGCCGTCATCGGAGTTTCCGCGCTGATCATCGCCGGCGCCATCCCAATGTTGCTGCGGGCGCGCCGCATGGCCCGGGAGGCCGAGCCGGTCGCCCGGACGGCGGTCGTGGCGTCCCGCGGGGCGGGCCGGCCCGCCCCGCGCACCGCGGCCGGGCCGGCCCGGCCGGCCGCGGTCAACCCGTACGGGGCGGCCGCCGAGTGGTCCGGCGAGGCGGTGGACCGGGTCTGGTTACGCGGGACGGTCGCGCTGACGGGCACCATCGGTGCCGCTCTGATCGCAGTGGCCGCGGCGAGCTATCTGATGGCCGTCGGTCACGACGGCGCGTCTTGGGTCAGCTACGGGCTGGCCGGGGTCATCACCGCGGGACTGCCGGTGCTCGAGTGGCTTCACGTTCGGCAGCTGCGCCGCCTGTTGGCAACATCGGGTTAG
- a CDS encoding cytochrome c oxidase subunit 4 — MHIEARLFEFIAVFFVLTAVLYGVLTSMFATGGVEWAGTTALALTGGMALIVATFFRFVARRLDIRPEDYEGAEISDGAGELGFFSPHSWWPILVALSGSVAATGIALWLPWLIVAGVVFILASAAGLVFEYYVGPEKH; from the coding sequence ATGCATATCGAGGCCAGACTATTTGAGTTTATCGCCGTCTTCTTCGTCTTGACGGCGGTGTTGTACGGGGTGCTGACTTCGATGTTCGCCACCGGCGGTGTGGAGTGGGCCGGCACCACCGCGCTGGCGCTGACGGGCGGCATGGCGCTGATCGTGGCGACCTTCTTCCGGTTCGTGGCTCGCCGGCTGGATATCCGTCCCGAGGACTATGAAGGCGCTGAGATCAGTGATGGCGCAGGCGAATTGGGGTTCTTCAGCCCGCACAGTTGGTGGCCGATCCTGGTCGCCTTGTCCGGTTCGGTGGCGGCGACGGGTATCGCGTTATGGCTGCCGTGGCTGATCGTTGCCGGCGTCGTGTTCATCCTCGCCTCGGCGGCCGGACTGGTCTTCGAATACTACGTTGGCCCCGAGAAGCACTGA
- a CDS encoding glycerate kinase family protein codes for MRVLVAPDCYGDSLSAVDAAAVIATGWTRSRPGDTFIVAPQSDGGPGFVEVLASRIGGLRRLRVCGPLDAEVTAQWVYDPVSATAYLECAQACGLSLLGGPPTPETALAAHSRGVGQLIAAALREGARRIVVGLGGSACTDGGQGMIAELGGLDAARRRLAGVELIAASDVEYPLLGPWGAARVFAPQKGADTATVARLEVRLEAWALELDAAAGRDVSAEPGAGAAGGIGAGLLALGGRCQSGAAIIAEHTRFADDLAEADMIVTGEGRFDEQSLHGKVVGEIAARARPLGIPVIVLAGQVDLDKSAIRSSGIMSALSIADYAGSVRLALADAANQLMGLASEVAARLGNPGSAGYR; via the coding sequence ATGCGGGTCCTGGTGGCCCCGGATTGCTACGGCGACAGCCTGTCCGCGGTGGACGCCGCCGCGGTCATCGCGACCGGCTGGACCCGGTCACGCCCGGGCGACACGTTCATCGTCGCCCCGCAGTCCGACGGCGGCCCCGGTTTCGTCGAGGTGCTGGCCAGCCGGATAGGGGGATTGCGGCGGCTGCGGGTGTGCGGGCCGCTGGACGCCGAGGTGACCGCCCAGTGGGTGTACGACCCGGTCTCGGCGACGGCCTACCTGGAATGTGCGCAGGCGTGCGGGCTGTCGCTGTTGGGCGGCCCGCCAACGCCGGAGACCGCGCTGGCGGCCCACAGCAGGGGTGTGGGCCAGCTCATCGCCGCGGCGCTGCGGGAAGGGGCCCGGCGCATCGTGGTGGGGCTGGGAGGCAGCGCGTGCACCGACGGCGGGCAGGGGATGATCGCCGAGCTCGGCGGCCTGGACGCCGCTCGTCGACGGTTGGCCGGTGTCGAGCTGATCGCCGCGTCGGACGTCGAGTACCCGCTGCTCGGGCCATGGGGGGCGGCCAGGGTGTTCGCGCCGCAGAAGGGCGCCGACACGGCCACCGTGGCGAGACTGGAAGTCCGCCTCGAGGCGTGGGCGCTGGAACTGGACGCGGCCGCCGGCCGGGATGTCAGCGCCGAGCCGGGTGCGGGTGCGGCCGGTGGCATCGGCGCCGGTCTGCTGGCGCTCGGTGGCCGATGCCAGTCTGGCGCGGCGATCATCGCCGAGCACACCCGTTTTGCCGACGATTTGGCCGAAGCCGACATGATCGTCACCGGGGAGGGCCGCTTCGACGAGCAGTCACTGCACGGAAAGGTGGTCGGTGAGATCGCCGCGCGGGCCCGCCCGTTGGGAATTCCGGTGATTGTGCTGGCCGGGCAGGTGGACCTGGACAAGTCCGCGATACGGTCATCGGGCATCATGTCTGCGCTGTCCATCGCCGATTACGCGGGCTCGGTGCGGTTAGCGCTGGCCGACGCGGCCAATCAGCTGATGGGTTTGGCGTCTGAGGTTGCCGCGCGACTCGGGAATCCCGGCTCCGCAGGGTACCGTTGA